One Pagrus major chromosome 11, Pma_NU_1.0 genomic region harbors:
- the fam43a gene encoding protein FAM43A: MLPWKKNKFDLIEEDKQSKQKGYAVSLNYSVLTSFAKSCPESALNRVGSMFKSKRKKVKITSEDPTYTVLYLGNATTIQSKGDGCTDVAVSKIWGKSEMGKNGTKMRLTISSQGIRMVHVDDKARRPGHLYLLHRITYCVADPRLPKIFAWIYRHEMKHKAVMLRCHAVLVSKPEKAKAMALLLYQTSATALAEFKRLKRRDDARHQQQQLIGEQTIPLVPLRKLLNGQCYYKPPVERSRSAPKLGSITEDLVGEEEEEKAMHFECEDILDTDDDCVANGKQELTQIINDLGEMSIGNDVQTLKADLRVTRLLSGESTGSESSIESNQEPPPLTNGFEEVKVQEIA; encoded by the coding sequence ATGCTGCCTTGGAAGAAGAATAAGTTCGACCTGATTGAGGAAGACAAGCAGTCCAAGCAGAAGGGCTATGCGGTGAGTCTCAACTACTCCGTGCTCACGTCCTTCGCCAAGTCCTGCCCGGAGAGCGCGCTCAACAGGGTGGGCAGCATGTTCAAGTCCAAGAGGAAAAAGGTGAAGATCACCAGCGAGGACCCCACGTACACGGTGCTCTACCTGGGCAACGCCACCACCATCCAGTCCAAAGGGGACGGCTGCACGGACGTGGCTGTGAGCAAGATCTGGGGCAAGAGCGAAATGGGCAAGAACGGCACCAAGATGAGGCTGACCATCAGCTCGCAGGGCATCCGGATGGTGCATGTGGACGACAAGGCCAGGAGGCCGGGACACTTGTACTTGCTGCACCGGATAACCTACTGCGTCGCGGACCCGAGGCTACCCAAGATCTTCGCCTGGATTTACAGGCACGAAATGAAGCACAAGGCCGTGATGCTGCGCTGTCACGCAGTGCTGGTGTCCAAGCCGGAGAAGGCGAAAGCCATGGCGCTGCTGCTGTACCAGACCTCGGCCACAGCCTTGGCTGAGTTTAAAAGACTAAAACGGAGAGACGATGCCcgacaccagcagcagcagctcatagGGGAACAAACCATCCCGCTGGTCCCCCTCAGGAAGCTGCTGAACGGACAGTGTTACTACAAACCCCCGGTGGAGCGCAGCCGGAGCGCGCCCAAGCTGGGCTCCATCACAGAGGACTTGgtcggggaggaggaggaggagaaagcgATGCACTTTGAGTGTGAGGACATTCTGGACACGGACGATGATTGTGTTGCCAACGGTAAACAGGAGTTGACTCAGATTATTAATGACTTGGGAGAGATGAGCATAGGGAACGACGTGCAGACACTGAAAGCTGACCTGAGAGTCACCAGACTTCTCTCTGGAGAGAGCACGGGGAGCGAGTCCTCCATAGAGAGCAACCAGGAGCCCCCCCCGCTCACCAACGGGTTCGAGGAGGTAAAGGTGCAGGAAATTGCCTGA